From the Esox lucius isolate fEsoLuc1 chromosome 21, fEsoLuc1.pri, whole genome shotgun sequence genome, one window contains:
- the LOC105025735 gene encoding gamma-soluble NSF attachment protein → MAAKINEAHDHIAKAEKYLKTSFMKWKPDYDSAASEYSKAAVAFKNSKMFEEAKDAYLQEAEAHTNNKTLFHAAKALEAAGMMLKDMQRLPEAIQYIERASMMYVENGTPDTAALALDRAGKLIESQDLAKAVDLYQKAASVFENEDRLRQAVQMVGKSSRLLVRQHKLDEAAASIQKEKNMYKEIENYPTCFKKTIAQVLVHLHRNDFVAADKCVRESYSLPGFSGSEDCIALEQLLQGYDEQDQDQVSRVCNSPLFKYMDNDYAKLSISLRVPGGGKKKLLAAAAETGEAGAAATDADEDEYAGGLC, encoded by the exons ATGGCTGCAAAAATCAACGAGGCGCACGACCACATAGCCAAGGCTGAAAAATA TTTGAAGACTAGTTTCATGAAATGGAAGCCTGACTATGACAGTGCTGCATCAGAGTACTCTAAAGCAG CTGTTGCCTTTAAAAATTCCAAGATGTTTGAAGAGGCGAAGGATGCGTACCTGCAAGAGGCAGAGGCACATACCAACAACAAAAC ACTATTCCATGCTGCCAA AGCACTTGAGGCAGCAGGTATGATGCTCAAG GACATGCAGAGGCTGCCAGAGGCAATACAGTACATTGAGAGAGCAAGCATGATGTATGTAGAAAATGGCACACCagacacagcagccttggccctCGACAGAGCTGGAAA GCTAATCGAATCACAGGATCTAGCAAAAGCAGTGGATCTGTACCAGAAAGCTGCATCCGTGTTTGAG AACGAGGATCGTCTACGCCAAGCTGTGCAGATGGTGGGAAAATCGTCAAGACTCCTCGTTAGACAACACAA GCTTGACGAAGCAGCAGCCTCCATTCAGAAGGAGAAGAACATGTATAAAGAAATAGAAAATTACCCAACTTGTTTTAAG AAAACCATTGCCCAAGTGCTGGTCCACCTCCACCGAAATGACTTTGTAGCAGCTGACAAATGTGTTCGAGAGAGTTACAG CCTGCCAGGGTTCAGTGGGAGTGAGGACTGCATTGCTCTGGAGCAGCTCCTGCAGGGATATGACGAGCAGGATCAGGACCAAGTGTCCCGTGTCTGTAACTCGCCCTTGTTCAAGTACATGGATAATGAC TATGCCAAGTTGTCCATCAGCCTGAGGGTTCCAGGCGGTGGTAAGAAGAAGCTCCTGGCTGCGGCTGCTGAGACCGGGGAAGCGGGAGCAGCGGCCACAGATGCTGATGAGGATGAGTATGCTGGTGGGCTATGTTAG
- the twsg1b gene encoding twisted gastrulation protein homolog 1-B has translation MKSTDILLSTALLFLLSGFSITTACNKALCASDVSKCLIQELCQCRPSDGNCSCCKECMLCLGSLWEECCDCVGMCNPRNYSDTPATSKSTVEELYRPIPSLFRALTEGEAPINMMVVSFPVAEELSYHENLVSFLETMEDQHQNVSLPGNSIHASYDNTQGPEDIMCTVVYFDDCVSIRQCKQYCESMGGSKYRWFHNACCECIGPECLDYGSKAVKCMNCLF, from the exons ATGAAGTCTACAGACATTTTACTATCCACTGCACTTCTTTTCCTGCTCTCGGGATTTTCCATTACCACCGCCTGTAACAAAGCACTCTGTGCCAGTGATGTCAGCAAGTGCCTCATTCAG GAGCTGTGTCAGTGTAGGCCTTCGGATGGAAACTGCTCCTGCTGTAAGGAGTGTATGCTCTGTCTGGGCTCCCTCTGGGAGGAGTGCTGTGACTGTGTAG GGATGTGTAACCCCAGGAACTATAGCGACACTCCAGCCACTTCCAAGAGCACGGTGGAGGAACTCTATCGGCCCATCCCCTCGCTGTTCCGCGCCCTCACCGAGGGCGAAGCGCCGATCAACATGATGGTGGTGTCCTTCCCCGTGGCAGAGGAACTATCCTACCATGAGAATCTGGTGTCCTTCCTGGAGACCATGGAGGACCAGCATCAGAATGTTTCCCTGCCAGGGAACAGTATCCATGCCAGCTATGATAACACCCAAGGCCCTGAAG ATATTATGTGCACGGTAGTGTACTTTGACGACTGCGTCTCCATCCGCCAGTGCAAGCAGTACTGCGAATCCATGGGCGGTTCAAAGTACCGCTGGTTCCACAACGCCTGCTGTGAGTGCATCGGCCCGGAGTGCCTCGACTACGGCAGCAAAGCCGTCAAGTGCATGAACTGTCTGTTCTAA